The following coding sequences are from one Lolium rigidum isolate FL_2022 chromosome 6, APGP_CSIRO_Lrig_0.1, whole genome shotgun sequence window:
- the LOC124660317 gene encoding chaperone protein dnaJ C76, chloroplastic, which yields MAPLLSPPLLADLVAKSHSSSTAIRCSASVRRWAVAGLAGAGRRDRHRRRRRGFRVSAVATESRSSEGGAAEDYYAVLGVMPDATPQQIKKAYYNCMKSCHPDLSGNDPDVTNFCMFINEVYTVLTDPVQRAVYDEINGYAATATNPFLDDAPRDCVFVDEFSCIGCKNCANVCSKVFEIEEDFGRARVYNQSGNQELIQDAIDSCPVDCIHWTSAAQLSLLEDEMRRVERVNVALMLSGMGSSVDVFRMASRRWEKRQAKVLDKVRMRMSQDDSNKGSSWSDIWGSPTRYQKNEEDTKERVMRAAAAARRWREYSRKGTDRPPTFKLPEAASSKE from the exons ATGGCTCCTCTCCTCTCGCCGCCGCTGCTGGCCGACTTAGTGGCCAAGTCCCATTCCTCTTCCACGGCCATCCGCTGCTCCGCCAGTGTCCGTCGATGGGCAGTCGCAGGGCTGGCCGGCGCCGGAAGGAGAGACCGGCACCGGAGACGGAGGAGGGGATTCAGGGTGTCTGCGGTGGCAACAGAGTCCCGCAGCTCGGAGGGGGGCGCCGCCGAAGATTACTACGCCGTTCTTGGAGTT ATGCCGGATGCAACACCCCAGCAGATCAAGAAAGCGTACTACAAttgcatgaaatcatgccatccaGATCTTAGCGGGAACGACCCTGATGTCACGAACTTCTGCATGTTCATCAATGAGGTTTACACG GTACTCACCGATCCCGTCCAGCGAGCGGTGTATGACGAGATCAATGGCTATGCTGCAACAGCAACCAACCCCTTCTTGGATGATGCACCCAGGGATTGTGTGTTTGTCGACGAGTTTAGTTGCATAG GATGTAAAAACTGTGCTAATGTGtgctccaaggttttcgaaatcgAGGAGGATTTTGGGCGtgcaagagtttacaaccaatcaGGCAACCAAGAGCTAATTCAAGACGCCATCGATAGTTG TCCGGTTGACTGCATCCATTGGACTTCAGCAGCACAACTTTCACTCCTTGAAGATGAAATGCGCAGAGTCGAGAGAGTAAAT GTTGCCTTGATGCTTTCTGGGATGGGAAGTTCAGTTGACGTGTTCAGGATG GCAAGTAGGCGCTGGGAGAAAAGACAAGCAAAAGTCTTG GATAAGGTAAGGATGCGCATGAGCCAAGATGATTCTAACAAGGGAAGCTCATGGAGTGATATATGGGGATCACCAACAAGATATCAAAAGAACG AAGAGGACACAAAGGAGAGAGTAATGCGAGCGGCTGCGGCCGCCAGGAGGTGGCGGGAATACTCGAGGAAAGGTACAGACAGGCCTCCTACATTCAAACTTCCAGAGGCAGCATCGAGCAAGGAGTGA
- the LOC124666983 gene encoding F-box/FBD/LRR-repeat protein At5g56420-like codes for MATTVGTDLSRDRISNLADSTLVTILSRLCMDEAARCSILSSRWRHLFPSTLLNFRAFTRSGRNVVKAVTSILAAYPDEPVLSLRTGMLFFRPQDKAAVDVWLRDLSNRGIEELSLWFGFDEKRRPIPESLFACSSLRRLHVINGTFPDTTEAAAASLARLTKIELSDVRISQNSINSLLSQCTVLEHLTIKFTGRLDSLRLRSRSLKVLNSTGDFEKLVIDDAPNLERVVDKLMNQRKVHIEVVYAPKLEFLGYLGMSNEIGIGDTIFKGEIMRVETLMPRIKTLAVEMSYMKEGYTTWFMQLLRLFPHLETLYIKRDSSYMVEFTAPGSWEMRRPIPCILNHLEKVVFEVFRGHKWEMEMAKFFHRRSDFLKTMEFHCMDDKSKEDYGGPPSELWVRKQKKLLCLDGRAAEDALFQFFKRPLAENHHEHCDDERYQRDYYRDMYDV; via the exons ATGGCGACCACCGTCGGCACCGATCTCTCACGCGACCGCATCAGCAACCTCGCGGACAGTACCCTCGTGACCATCCTCTCCAGGCTCTGTATGGACGAAGCGGCGAGGTGTTCGATCCTCTCCTCTCGCTGGCGCCACCTCTTCCCGTCCACTCTGCTCAACTTCAGAGCCTTCACTAGAAGCGGCCGGAACGTCGTCAAGGCCGTCACCTCCATCCTCGCCGCCTACCCCGACGAGCCCGTACTCTCCTTGAGGACGGGCATGCTCTTCTTCCGCCCCCAGGACAAGGCCGCCGTCGACGTCTGGCTCCGGGATCTGTCGAACCGCGGCATCGAAGAACTCTCCCTCTGGTTCGGATTCGACGAGAAGCGGCGGCCGATCCCGGAATCCCTCTTCGCCTGCTCCTCCCTGAGACGCCTCCACGTGATCAACGGAACCTTCCCTGACACaaccgaggccgccgccgcgtcccTCGCCCGCCTCACAAAGATCGAGCTGTCCGACGTCAGAATCTCCCAGAACTCGATCAACTCCCTGCTCTCGCAGTGCACGGTGCTGGAGCACCTGACCATCAAATTCACCGGCAGGTTGGACAGCCTCCGTCTCCGGTCTCGGAGCCTCAAGGTCCTGAACAGCACCGGCGACTTCGAGAAGCTCGTCATCGATGACGCTCCCAACCTGGAGCGGGTGGTCGACAAGCTCATGAACCAAAGAAAGGTGCATATCGAGGTCGTGTACGCGCCAAAGCTGGAGTTCTTAGGCTACCTCGGCATGTCCAACGAGATTGGCATCGGAGACACCATCTTCAAG GGGGAAATAATGCGTGTTGAGACTCTTATGCCAAGGATAAAGACACTTGCCGTCGAGATGAGCTACATGAAGGAGGGGTACACCACctggtttatgcagctgctcaggCTGTTTCCTCACTTGGAGACGCTCTACATcaag AGGGACAGTTCGTACATGGTCGAATTCACTGCGCCTGGATCGTGGGAGATGCGTCGACCCATCCCTTGCATCCTGAACCACCTAGAGAAGGTGGTGTTCGAAGTTTTCCGGGGGCATAAGTGGGAGATGGAGATGGCAAAGTTCTTTCACCGGAGGAGCGATTTCCTCAAGACCATGGAGTTCCACTGCATGGATGATAAGAGCAAAGAAGATTACGGAGGGCCTCCGAGTGAACTATGGGTCAGGAAGCAGAAGAAGCTCCTGTGCCTCGACGGCCGGGCCGCGGAAGACGCTCTTTTCCAGTTCTTCAAGAGACCGCTGGCGGAAAACCATCATGAACATTGCGACGATGAACGTTACCAAAGGGACTACTATCGTGACATGTATGATGTTTAA